The genomic region GTCGAGAGTACGCACCATCGACTCGTCGGCCATCTGCTTCGACTGGGGATTGAGGTCTGTCACGGCTCCCGGTTCTCCATCACGCAGTGCCACTCGTGCCCCCCGCTCACACCGCGACGCCCGCGTGCGCCTTCTTGAGGACCGCGATCTGGCCCGCGTGATAGAGCATGTGCTGCAGCTCGCCGATGACCAGCGCGTACCACGTGTCTTCCACGTTCGGCCGCTTCTCCAGAAGCTTCTCCGCGGGGAATCGGTTCACCGTCGCCACCAGCGCGCCTCCGGTCTCGTACAGCCGCGCCACCGCCGCCTCCCATTCCGCCTCGTCCTTGAGCTTCGGAGGCGGCCAGTCCTGCGCTTCCGTCACCTCGGGTGCTTCGCCCCCCAGCCTGCGCCTGACGACCTCGTGCCAGGTCGTCGCGTGCAGCACCACCTCGGCGATGCTGTGTGCTTCCGGAATCGGGCGGTGAAGGGCCACCTCGCGCGTGACGCCGTCGAGCGTCTCGCGCCACGACGGCCCGTGCCAGGCGTCCCCGTTCAGCGCGCGGTTCATTTGGTCTCCCAGCCTCTGGCTCTCGTTCATTTCTCGCCCCCCTCTCGCAATCACTTCAGAGTCACTTGGTACGTTAGCAAGTGCTTGATCTTGCCGTTTCGCATGGTGAACGCGTCGGAGAACACCGCATCGAGAATGCCGCCCTCCAGTCGCCCCACCTGGACCGCGCCCTCGGCGATCACCACATCGTTCTCCTCGGTCATCCGCTTGATCGCTATGGTCGGCTTGCCGACGAACGCGGGGTTCTCGATCTCCTTATCGATCGCTTCCTTCCCGACCAAGTGGAACGCGCCGGGCATCTCCCACACGATATCGTCCGTCATGCACGACAAGATTTGAGCGTGATCGCCCTTCCTGAAGCCGTCCATGTACTTTTCCACGGTCTTCTTGTTTTCCGTCACGTCTGCGCCCCTACCGCGTGAAGATCGCCCGGGCGGCCGCCGGCACTCACTTGCTTGCCCAGACCGTCGACCATCCCCATGGCCGCGATCCCGACTGCCAAGTGGAGAACGCGGATTACCCAATGAAATTGCCCAGGAAATAGATTCGCCTGGGTCATCCCGAACACGAGCATGATCGGACCCCACAGGATGGCGAGCGCAACGAAGCCCGGATTCGCCCCCGCCCGCGCGGCGAGGATGGCCTGCGTCAGGAGCGTCAGCACCAATAGCGAGCCAAGCAGCATATGAAGTGGAATGAGCTGCAAGGCACGCCCGGTCCAGAAGAGGATGCCGAGCACGAGCAGTATGAGACCGGTGGTCCTGCCCACGACCTGAAGGATGGAAGCTGCCGATTTCATGGGTGCCTCCTTTCTATAGCGTCCGGCCGAAATGCGCAACGACCTCTGCTACGGCCGCGGCGACGGTCTCGGGATCATCGTAGAAGTGAAACTGCGTTCCCGCCATCCACTTGATTTCCGGCGCCACCGGCATCGCGGCAGCGTACCGGCGGACCCCGTCGGGGATCGCGCCCTGCTCCGAGTGCACGAGCAGCGTCGGCTTGCGAAGACGCGGCGCACTGGCGATCGCGTTATAGCCCAGCCACTCGGGCCATGATGCCACCGCGTACCTGTTTCCCCACTGCGGTATGCCGCCGCGGAGTGGGTTCAAGTAATAGTCCAGGAATCCCGGATCGGGCCAGTACATTGCGGCCCGAGGGTCGGTGGTGCTTGCCGCGGGCACGGTGTCCAGAATTCCGTCGCGCATGTACCGCTCGGCGGCCCTCCGGCCGACCGTCGTGAGTGCCGCCGCGCCCTTCCCGCCGTATACCTCTCGGCCGCCGTAGACGGACTCGGCTAGCTCAGCATCGTGAAGCCATGGGGCCACCAGGGCGATTGCCCGCACTCGTTCATCGGAGGCAGCTTCCTCGGCGGCATAGCCGGCGCTCGCGCAGACGCCGAGCAAGCCAATGCGGCCGCCATCCACGAGGTTGCTTGAAGCAAGGAAATCAACGGCGCTCCGGATGTCCTCCACCTTCTTCTTGGGCGACTCGAAATGACGGGGCTCGCCCTCGCTCTCCCCGTAGCCTCGGAAATCGAACGTCAGGGCCGCGTACCCGGCCGCCGCGAGGCGCTCAGCGTAAACAGCCGGCATCTGCTCCTTGACCGTTGTCCACGATCCAGTCACGACAATTGCCGGCAGACGAGAGTCACCCTCGCGGGGCCGGTAGAGAAGGCCCGTCAGCTCATCCCCCCGGCTCTTGAAACTTACGTGGTCGACACTATACGGAGGCGTGGGGCGGCCAGGCAGCCCCGCACGCGCCTTCGCCTCATCAAGGAGCCTTGCGTTCCCGGTGGACTCGCCCGGAGTCATGCGCATCCGGGTCACCTTCCATGAGCCGCCGAATTGCATGAGCTCGTAGTCGTATCGTCCGTTTAGAACCCATTCGTCGCCACCGGCGACCCGATCCATCCGATGGGATGCTCGAAACGTCGCCGACACCCGGGCCGACTCCTGCTCCTTTCGAACACCATCGATCAGGACCGAATGCTCCGTTTGGTCGAATTCCGAGAGGAGCGGCTTCCAGCGCGCCACGATCTCCTCGGGGGTCAAGAGCTCCGGCGTTCCGTAGTCGAGCACGACGCGAGGGGCGAAGCTCTCCCGCATGGCGCCCCAGTTTCGCTTGTCCGCCTCCTGCGTGATTCTTTGGGCTACTTGAAGGACCGTCGATACGTCCTGCACCGGCCTCGAGTCAACATTCGTGTTCATAATCATTTTCGTCGCTCCGGTTGTGGTTCACCGATCCATGGGTGCTTCCGCCCCACACCGTTTCCCTACGCGGCTTCAGACGCCTCGCCCGCAACCGCCACCTCAGGTACCTCCTCACGCGCGGCCGCCCGCGCGTGCGCTCCCGCGACGAGCATGTAGACCGCCGGCACGACGAAGAGCGTGAAGAACGTGCCGATCACCATGCCGCTCACGAGCGTGATGCCGATGCTGTTCCGTGCGCCGGCCCCCGGCCCGTGTGCGAACACCAAGGGTAGATGACCGAATACCGTCGCCGCGGTCGTCATCAAGATCGGCCGCAGCCGGGTCCCCGCGGCATCGATGACCGCCGCCAATTTCTCCACACCGGTCTCGCGAAGGTGATTCGCGAACTGGACGATGAGGATCCCGTTCTTCGCGACCAGCCCGACCAGCGTGATGAGGCCGACCTGGCTATAGATGTTCATCGTCGTGAAGCCGAGGAACGAGAAGAGCAGTGCGCCGCTGATGGCGAGCGGAGCCGAGCCCGCAAGGATGACGAAGGGATCGCGGAAGCTCTCGAACTGGGCCGCGAGCACCAGGAAGATCAGGACCGCGGAGAGCAG from Candidatus Eisenbacteria bacterium harbors:
- a CDS encoding alpha/beta fold hydrolase — encoded protein: MIMNTNVDSRPVQDVSTVLQVAQRITQEADKRNWGAMRESFAPRVVLDYGTPELLTPEEIVARWKPLLSEFDQTEHSVLIDGVRKEQESARVSATFRASHRMDRVAGGDEWVLNGRYDYELMQFGGSWKVTRMRMTPGESTGNARLLDEAKARAGLPGRPTPPYSVDHVSFKSRGDELTGLLYRPREGDSRLPAIVVTGSWTTVKEQMPAVYAERLAAAGYAALTFDFRGYGESEGEPRHFESPKKKVEDIRSAVDFLASSNLVDGGRIGLLGVCASAGYAAEEAASDERVRAIALVAPWLHDAELAESVYGGREVYGGKGAAALTTVGRRAAERYMRDGILDTVPAASTTDPRAAMYWPDPGFLDYYLNPLRGGIPQWGNRYAVASWPEWLGYNAIASAPRLRKPTLLVHSEQGAIPDGVRRYAAAMPVAPEIKWMAGTQFHFYDDPETVAAAVAEVVAHFGRTL
- a CDS encoding nuclear transport factor 2 family protein; the encoded protein is MTENKKTVEKYMDGFRKGDHAQILSCMTDDIVWEMPGAFHLVGKEAIDKEIENPAFVGKPTIAIKRMTEENDVVIAEGAVQVGRLEGGILDAVFSDAFTMRNGKIKHLLTYQVTLK
- a CDS encoding DinB family protein produces the protein MNESQRLGDQMNRALNGDAWHGPSWRETLDGVTREVALHRPIPEAHSIAEVVLHATTWHEVVRRRLGGEAPEVTEAQDWPPPKLKDEAEWEAAVARLYETGGALVATVNRFPAEKLLEKRPNVEDTWYALVIGELQHMLYHAGQIAVLKKAHAGVAV